In Anaerolineae bacterium, the genomic stretch ATGAATTGCGCGGCTTGCGCCGGAAAGACGTTTTGTGGGGCGCAGCCGCCGGAGTTTTCCTGGCCGCCCATCTGGCCACCTGGATTTACTCGCTGGAGTTCACCTCGGTGGCCTCATCCGCCGCGTTGGTATCCACCAATCCGCTCTGGATTGCCCTGGCCGCCTTCTTCCTGTACGGCGAGCGCCCCTCGGGCCAGACCATCAGCGGGGTCATTGCCGCCATTGCCGGCAGCGTCCTCATTGCCTTTAGCGACGGCGGCGTGCTGGTTGTTCAACCGGAAACAAACTCGTTTCAATTCTCTTGGCAAAATCTCGTTGCCCCGGCAGGCCGGGCCGATAGAGCTTTGGGCGGAGACATCCTGGCCCTGCTAGGGGCGATGACCGGCTCCGCTTATTTTCTGGTGGGGCGCGGTTTGCGCGTGCGCCTATCTACGCTGGCCTACGCCTGGCTGGCCTATACGGCGGCAATGGTTGTGATCATCATTGTTACCGCCTGGGCCGGTTTGAGCCTGTTTGGTTATCCCTGGCTGGCTTATTTCTGGATCTTGTTGCTGGCGATTGGCCCCCAACTGTTGGGGCACACCTCTTTCAATTGGGCGCTGGCTCATCTCTCTACCACCTTTGTGGCCTTAGCCATTCTGGGTGAACCCATCGGTTCGGCCATTTTTGCCTATTTTCTCTTTGGCGAAACCTTTGCCCCAATCCAGTTACTTGGTTTTGTCCTGTTGCTGGTGGGGATTGGCCTGGGGGTGATGGGTGAGCAACAATGGCCTTAAGCCTACTTGCCGTTTTAGCCTAAAGTCAGTATGATTGCTGTTGAAGGAATGGGGCCAAAGTTACGTATCACATTTTACGCCTCACCCCATCATAATTTCCACGCACAATTTAACTATGGGGGAGTAACCAGCCATGTCCCAAATGTGTCCCAACTGCAGCTTTGATAACCCCGACGAGGCCAAAACCTGTAGCAATTGCCCCTCGCCGTTGTATGGGTTGTTGGGCCAGCAGGCGGTCTTGTCAGATCGCTATCAAGTGGTGAGCGTGCTTGGCTTTGGCGCAATGGGGGCCGTGTACCTGGCCGAAGACCAACGCCTGGCCGGACGGCGTTGCGCCATCAAAGAAAACCGGCCCAACGCCGACGACGGCCCGGAAGTGCTGGCCCGCCTACGCGAACAATTCCTGGCCGAAGCCCGTGTTTTGGCCCGGCTGGACCATCCCGGCCTGCCCAAAGTGTCTGATTATTTTGTCACGGCAAACAATAACCGCGAATACCTGGTGATGGACTACGTAGAGGGCGAAGACCTGAACAGCATGCTGCAACGCGCCCAGCAGCCCTTACCGGAAGAGTCGGTGCTGGATTGGGCCGACCAGGTGTTAGACGCCCTGACCTATTTGCACAACCAGCGCCCCCAGCCAATTGTGCACCGCGACATCAAACCGGCCAATATGCGTTTAAATCTCCAGGGACGGGTCAAACTGGTTGACTTTGGCCTGGTCAAACTATTTGATGCCAGCAGCCCCGAAACAAAGGTGGAACTGCGCGGCCTGGGCACCCCGGCTTATGCCCCCCTGGAACAATTTGCCAGCAGCGAGGAACATACCGACCCCCGCTCCGACATTTATGCCCTGGGCGCATCTTTGTACCATTTGTTGACCAACCTGTACCCGCCGGACGTGCACCAACGTTTGCTCAGGCCGGAAGTTTTGGTTCCCCCGCGCCAGCTTAATCCCCAAATTTCAGAAAATACCGAGTTGGTTATTTTGCGGGCTATGGAGATTCACCCCAACCAGCGTTATCAAGCGGCAGCAGAGATGCGGCAGGCTCTCAAAGATCAAGCTCCGGTTGGAGCCAAAGCGCCGGCCAAACCGGCAGAGATTTCGCCGTGGTGGTTGGCCGCCGTGGGTTTGGTGATTGTTCTGCTCATTTTGGTGGGTGCGGCCTGGTTTTTGTTTGGCCCGTTTGGCCCTCAAACCCCCACCCCGGCCCCCGTGGTGATGGCCGAAGAAAAATCTATGGGCACGCCGGTTGAGGCCCTCTTGCCTGCTGCCACCACTGCCCCCCCCACCAGCACCCCGACCCTGGTAGTGCAGACGATTGTGCCGCTTGGCGATGCGGCGGGAGCGCAGGATACAATTATTGAAACCGATACGCCCACACCCGAACCCAGCGCCACTCCTACGCTTACCCCCACCACCATCACCGAAATTGTCCAACCGCAAGGTATTCCCGCTGCTTCCCTGGTGGGGACCATTGCTTATCCGGTTTTTAACGGCACCGACTATGACCTTTACCTGGGCCAGGCCGATGGCTCCGGCACCCAATTTTTCCGCGCGCACTCCAGCCAGCCGGCCTTTAGCCCCGATGGCAACCGCATTGCCTTTCACTCCTGGCAGCTTGACGCGCGGGGTTTGATGACCATGGATGTTTCCGGGGCTAATTTAAAGCAAACGACCAATTTTATTGAAGACCAACTCCCCAGCTGGAGTCCCGACGGCAGCCAACTGGTTTTGCTGTCGCGCCGTTCCGGGGACCGTCGCTCTCAACTGATCAGGATGGGCAGTTTTGAAGAACTCGGTCAGGGCGTGATCATTGGCGAGGGCGAATACCCCACCCTTGGCCCAAACGGGCAGTTGGTGTTCAAAGGTTGGGGCAATACGCCGGTTGGCCTGCATCTTGCCTCGCTTGCTTTTGACAACCTGCAACCTGTAACCGACACGGATAAAGATACGGCCCCGGCTTTGTCTCCCGATGGCAGTAAAATCGCCTTTATGTCTAATCGAGATGAAAATTGGGAGATTTACCTGGTCAATAGCGATGGCTCCGGTTTACAGCGCCTCACCGATGACCCCGCTAACGACGGCTTGCCCGCGTGGTCGCCCGATGGACAGGTGTTGGCCTTTGTCAGCGATCGCGGCGGGGCTTGGGCCGTGTGGGCCATGCGGCCCAATGGGCAAGACCAGCGCCAACTCTTTTCCATAGAAGGTTCTCCTGATGGGTTGATCGGTACAGATGTGTATGCCAGCCGGGGTTGGACCGAGGAAAGGATTAGCTGGAAGCGGTAAGATGGCGGCTCAAGCTCTATCCAAAATCCACGTCTGGCTCCTGGCCGCCCGGCCCAAAACCTTGCCTGCCGCCGCCGCCCCTGTTGTGGTAGGCACAGCCGTAGCCGTGGCCGAGCAGGCGTTTAGCCTGTGGCCCGCCCTGGCCGCCCTGCTGGGCGCGTTATTTCTCCAAATTGGGGCTAACCTGGCCAATGATGTATTTGACTTTACAAAAGGAGCCGACACCACCGCCCGCCTTGGCCCCATGCGGGTTACCCAGGCCGGTTTATTAACCCCCCGCCAGGTGTTGTTAGGGATGTGGTTTACGTTTGGCCTGGCCGCGTTAGCCGGTTTATACCTGATCCGGGTAGGCGGCTGGCCCATTGTGGTTATTGGCGCGCTTTCCATCCTGGCGGCCATTGCCTACACGGGCGGGCCGTTTCCCCTGGGATACCGGGGCCTGGGCGACCTCTTTGTTTTTATCTTTTTTGGCCTGGTGGCCGTGTGCGGCACGTATTACGTGCAGGCGGGCACGGTTGGCCCGGCTGCGGTGTGGGCCGCCGTGCCCATGGGGTTGTTGACCACTGCCATTTTGGTGGTCAACAACCTGCGTGATATTGAGACCGACCGGGCGGTGGGCAAAAAAACCCTGGCCGTGCGCCTGGGGGTGCGGGGCACGCAGGGGGAATACTTGTTTTTACTGCTGGGCAGTTACGCCACGCCGCCATTGATGTGGTGGTTTGGCGCAGCCGGGGCGGGGGTTTTGTTAAGCTGGCTCTCTATCCCTCTGGCCATCTCCTTATGGCGGCAAATTTTGCGCAAAAAAGGGCGCGCCCTTAATGTGGCCCTGGCCGGAACGGCCCGCATGGAGTTGATTTACGGAATGCTGCTGGCGGTGGGGTTGATCATTTAAAGCCCAAGAAAGATATTGTTGCCCAAAGTGAGAGCCGCTTCATGTCATTTCGAGGAGCTTGCGACGAGAAATCCCTGAAACCGTCTTTATAGAGGTATGGTGTCAGGCAAGTAAGGCGGGTCGGGTTTGCCAATCAACCTTGAATTTGAACCGACCTCCGCAGGGATTTCTCCCTGACGGTCGAAATGACATGGTCTCGGCGTAGCTCAGTGTAATAAACGGAGCGAAGAATCTCCTACATTGATTGTTGCTTAAAAAGGGGATTCTTCGCTCCCGTTGGCCGTTCAGGGCAACATGGCCAAGCTGATTTTGCCACAACTTTAATCTACGGAACACATCCTTAGCCCCAAATCCTACCCCCTTTTCCGCTCTGCCACCACTTCGCCGTCCGGCCCCACCAGTTGCAGGTGCAGCGGCATCTGGCCTAGGGCGTGAGTTGAGCAGCTCAGGCAGGGGTCAAACACGCGGATGCCGTGTTCAATGCGGTTCATAATACCTTCGGTCAAGCCGCTGCCGTTCACGTAAGCCTGGGCAATCTGCTTGACCGTTTTGTTCATGGCCATGTTGTTCTGGCCGGTAGCAATGATCAGATTGACCTTTTGCAGCACCCCATCTTCATCCACGTGATACTCGTGGAAAAGCGTGCCGCGAGGGGCTTCGCTTACTCCCACGCCGGTCAGGTTGTTCACCCCGGCCTTGCTGCGAATATGGTTGCCCCTTAAATCGGCGTCGTCCAGTATTTCCTCAATTTTTTCCAGCGAAAAAAGAATTTCAATAAGCCGCGCGTAGTGATAATGAAAACTGCTCAATACCGGCTTGCCCTGTTCGCCCAGGCGCCGGAATTGGCGCAGCTCGCGGTCCGCGCGGGGGGTGCCGGCATAGTCACAGACATTCACGCGGGCCAGCGGGCCAACACGGTACATGCCTTCCTCGCCAAAACCATAACGTTTGTAATACGGGAACTTCAAATAAGTCCAGGGCTCCACAGCCTCGGCAATGAGGTGGTGGTAATTGGCGGGGTCTACCTCATCTTCAATAATGCGGCCATCGCTGTCCATCAAACGCAGTACGCCATCGTAATGTTCCAAACCGCCGTCGGGCGTCACCAGCCCCATGAACAGGCTGGGGAAATTGCCATACGCCTCAATTTCCGGGCCAAAGTTTTCGGCGGCATCCTTGAACAGGTTCAGGGCCATGTTAATGGTGTCAAAAGCTTCGCCCAGCCCGGCGCGGATCTTATCCCGATTTTCCTCCGTGAGGGCCTGGCGCACGCCGCCGGGAACAGCCCAGGCCGGGTGAATACTCTTGCCGCCCAGCAGCCGGATAACTTCCTGGCCAAAGCCGCGCAGGCGGATGCCCTGGCGGGCAATATCGGGATACTGTTGGATCAAGCCCATCACGTTACGGGTGACCGGTTCGCTCTCCATGCCCAGCAGCAGGTCGGGCGCGCTCAAGTGAAAAAAGCTCAAGGCGTGACTCTGCACAATCTGGCCCCAATTCATCAAACGGCGCAGCTTCTCCGCCGATGATGAAATCCGCACGCCTAAAATAGCGTCGCCCGCTTTGGCCGAAGCCATCAGGTGGCTCACCGGGCAAATACCACACACACGGGCCGTAATGCCGGGCATTTCCCAAACTGTGCGGCCCTCGCAAAATTTTTCAAACCCTCTAAACTCAACCACGTGAAAACGGGCATCGGCCACTTGGCCTTTTTCATCCAGATAAAGCGTAATTTTTGCGTGACCCTCAATCCGGGTCACCGGGTCAATGGTTACCATTTTGCCCATTGTTGTTCTCCTATCCAAAATAGCGCATTTCTTCAGATAACTCCACCGGCTTACCGGCCAGCAACATCTGCACCGCTTCCCAAATCCGGTCAGGGTCGGGCGGGCAGCCGGGGATGTAGGCGTCCACCTCAATAACCTGGTGCAAGGGCAGCACGCGCGGAATGAGGGCGGGCATCACCCGATCTTCGGCCAAACCGCGCGGCGCGCTGCCTGGGCCTTCGTGGTAAACCTTGGTCAGCAAGTCGTCCAGCGGCAAGTAGTTGCGCAAGCTGGTCACGTTGCCGGTAATGGCGCAATCGCCAAAACTGACCACTATTTTGCTGCGCTCACGGATTTTCTGGGCCAATTCAAGATGG encodes the following:
- a CDS encoding PD40 domain-containing protein; translation: MSQMCPNCSFDNPDEAKTCSNCPSPLYGLLGQQAVLSDRYQVVSVLGFGAMGAVYLAEDQRLAGRRCAIKENRPNADDGPEVLARLREQFLAEARVLARLDHPGLPKVSDYFVTANNNREYLVMDYVEGEDLNSMLQRAQQPLPEESVLDWADQVLDALTYLHNQRPQPIVHRDIKPANMRLNLQGRVKLVDFGLVKLFDASSPETKVELRGLGTPAYAPLEQFASSEEHTDPRSDIYALGASLYHLLTNLYPPDVHQRLLRPEVLVPPRQLNPQISENTELVILRAMEIHPNQRYQAAAEMRQALKDQAPVGAKAPAKPAEISPWWLAAVGLVIVLLILVGAAWFLFGPFGPQTPTPAPVVMAEEKSMGTPVEALLPAATTAPPTSTPTLVVQTIVPLGDAAGAQDTIIETDTPTPEPSATPTLTPTTITEIVQPQGIPAASLVGTIAYPVFNGTDYDLYLGQADGSGTQFFRAHSSQPAFSPDGNRIAFHSWQLDARGLMTMDVSGANLKQTTNFIEDQLPSWSPDGSQLVLLSRRSGDRRSQLIRMGSFEELGQGVIIGEGEYPTLGPNGQLVFKGWGNTPVGLHLASLAFDNLQPVTDTDKDTAPALSPDGSKIAFMSNRDENWEIYLVNSDGSGLQRLTDDPANDGLPAWSPDGQVLAFVSDRGGAWAVWAMRPNGQDQRQLFSIEGSPDGLIGTDVYASRGWTEERISWKR
- a CDS encoding 1,4-dihydroxy-2-naphthoate polyprenyltransferase; amino-acid sequence: MAAQALSKIHVWLLAARPKTLPAAAAPVVVGTAVAVAEQAFSLWPALAALLGALFLQIGANLANDVFDFTKGADTTARLGPMRVTQAGLLTPRQVLLGMWFTFGLAALAGLYLIRVGGWPIVVIGALSILAAIAYTGGPFPLGYRGLGDLFVFIFFGLVAVCGTYYVQAGTVGPAAVWAAVPMGLLTTAILVVNNLRDIETDRAVGKKTLAVRLGVRGTQGEYLFLLLGSYATPPLMWWFGAAGAGVLLSWLSIPLAISLWRQILRKKGRALNVALAGTARMELIYGMLLAVGLII
- a CDS encoding NADP oxidoreductase, translated to MSFLDLDERLLDLAEAVDLVYSPIADAKEFPQDVDVTLVEGAVANVDHLELAQKIRERSKIVVSFGDCAITGNVTSLRNYLPLDDLLTKVYHEGPGSAPRGLAEDRVMPALIPRVLPLHQVIEVDAYIPGCPPDPDRIWEAVQMLLAGKPVELSEEMRYFG
- a CDS encoding Ni/Fe hydrogenase subunit alpha encodes the protein MGKMVTIDPVTRIEGHAKITLYLDEKGQVADARFHVVEFRGFEKFCEGRTVWEMPGITARVCGICPVSHLMASAKAGDAILGVRISSSAEKLRRLMNWGQIVQSHALSFFHLSAPDLLLGMESEPVTRNVMGLIQQYPDIARQGIRLRGFGQEVIRLLGGKSIHPAWAVPGGVRQALTEENRDKIRAGLGEAFDTINMALNLFKDAAENFGPEIEAYGNFPSLFMGLVTPDGGLEHYDGVLRLMDSDGRIIEDEVDPANYHHLIAEAVEPWTYLKFPYYKRYGFGEEGMYRVGPLARVNVCDYAGTPRADRELRQFRRLGEQGKPVLSSFHYHYARLIEILFSLEKIEEILDDADLRGNHIRSKAGVNNLTGVGVSEAPRGTLFHEYHVDEDGVLQKVNLIIATGQNNMAMNKTVKQIAQAYVNGSGLTEGIMNRIEHGIRVFDPCLSCSTHALGQMPLHLQLVGPDGEVVAERKRG
- a CDS encoding DMT family transporter, translating into MTRQRVFPYLVLLFGVSIAATSSILVRLAQASGAPSLVVTSWRLIFAALILTPLAWQRRSYELRGLRRKDVLWGAAAGVFLAAHLATWIYSLEFTSVASSAALVSTNPLWIALAAFFLYGERPSGQTISGVIAAIAGSVLIAFSDGGVLVVQPETNSFQFSWQNLVAPAGRADRALGGDILALLGAMTGSAYFLVGRGLRVRLSTLAYAWLAYTAAMVVIIIVTAWAGLSLFGYPWLAYFWILLLAIGPQLLGHTSFNWALAHLSTTFVALAILGEPIGSAIFAYFLFGETFAPIQLLGFVLLLVGIGLGVMGEQQWP